Genomic window (Chryseobacterium bernardetii):
TATTCTCAGCAAGAGAATTTAAATATTCCCTGTTTGCAAAATAATCTGTATCCAATTGAACTTCTATCCCTTCTAATAACCCATCAATTAACTTATTATAGCCTCCAATTGGGATACCTTGGTATTTATCATTAAAATAATTATTATCATAAGTAAATCTAACAGGAAGTCTTTTGATAATAAATGCAGGCAGGTCTTTACAGTCTCTTCCCCACTGCTTTTCAGTATATTCTTTAATCAGTTTGTTAAATATATCTGTCCCAACCAATGATAAAGCCTGTTCTTCCAAATTTGAGGGATTAGAAATATTGAGCTCTTTAATCTGATTCTTTATATATTCCTGAGCTTCTTTTGGTGTGATAACCCCCCAAAGCTTATTAAAAGTATTCATATTAAACGGTAGATTATAGATTTCTCCGTTATAATTTGCAACAGGTGAATTTGTATATCTGTTGAACTCAACAAAGCTATTTACAAAATCCCATATAGATTTATCATTAGTATGAAAAATATGAGCACCATATTTATGTACATTTATTCCCTCAATATTTTCACAGTAAATATTACCTCCTTTATGATCTCTTTTATCAAT
Coding sequences:
- the glf gene encoding UDP-galactopyranose mutase: MKKYDYLIVGSGLFGAVFAYKAKLAGKSCLIIDKRDHKGGNIYCENIEGINVHKYGAHIFHTNDKSIWDFVNSFVEFNRYTNSPVANYNGEIYNLPFNMNTFNKLWGVITPKEAQEYIKNQIKELNISNPSNLEEQALSLVGTDIFNKLIKEYTEKQWGRDCKDLPAFIIKRLPVRFTYDNNYFNDKYQGIPIGGYNKLIDGLLEGIEVQLDTDYFANREYLNSLAENIVFTGKIDEYYGFQYGKLSYRSLRFETEVLDNENYQGNAVVNYTSKNEPYTRIIEHKHFEFGTQSKTVVTKEYSLEASSNTEPYYPINDDENNELYRKYKKLADEEENVIFGGRLAEYKYYDMHQVIGSALKKCRDVFGI